A single genomic interval of Streptomyces sp. BA2 harbors:
- a CDS encoding acyl-CoA dehydrogenase family protein — MRHAPYLAAADLDRRLGDPADEGRLFSYARCGALDDREEFPLEICRELDLLGLHRQYVPYRHGGELRSYEQVLQLMRAVARRDLTVAVAHGKTFLGAVSVWVGGDARQIRETAARVADGAVVSWGLTERDHGSDLLAGEVTARRDGGHYRLDGEKWLINNANRGQLICVLARTKDTEGPRGFSLLMVDKQRLDRSAYRPLPQVRLHGIRGADISGIAFTDAKIPGASLVGAEGEGSEIVLKSLQLTRTLCAALSLGAADHALALATGYALDRHAYGDRLADLPQTRRLLAQSYADVLLAEATTLVAGRALHTLTGELATVSAVTKYFVPSLVDRVVARLSTVLGARSLLVGDTYEHGRFQKLQRDHRIVGIFDGNTVVNLHALINLFPLLARQWRRGTVDETGLAAATTLGADLPDFDRDALSLLPRTGCSVVQALAPGVRELSALAARGELPAGVARRAEGVLAAAEGLAAELDGYRPTAVDVPASAFTLAERYAWCFAASAAVHLWLRNRHAVAEAGADAGHTAELWQDGRWLEAALARVLDHLGTSWPDATDDVLERLVPTLIAQHESGQLPSLLHHPLKVSA, encoded by the coding sequence GTGAGACACGCCCCGTATCTCGCCGCCGCCGACCTCGACCGGCGCCTCGGTGACCCCGCCGACGAGGGCCGGCTGTTCTCGTACGCCCGCTGCGGGGCGCTCGACGACCGCGAGGAGTTCCCGCTGGAGATCTGCCGGGAACTGGACCTGCTGGGCCTGCACCGGCAGTACGTCCCGTACCGCCACGGCGGCGAACTGCGCTCCTACGAGCAGGTGTTGCAGCTGATGCGGGCGGTCGCCCGGCGCGATCTGACCGTCGCCGTCGCCCACGGCAAGACCTTCCTCGGCGCCGTCTCCGTCTGGGTCGGCGGCGATGCCCGGCAGATCCGGGAGACCGCGGCGCGGGTGGCCGACGGGGCCGTGGTGTCCTGGGGTCTTACCGAGCGGGACCACGGCAGCGACCTGCTCGCCGGTGAGGTGACCGCGCGCCGGGACGGCGGCCACTACCGGCTCGACGGCGAGAAGTGGCTGATCAACAACGCCAACCGGGGCCAGCTGATCTGCGTCCTCGCCCGCACCAAGGACACCGAAGGGCCGCGCGGCTTCAGCCTGCTGATGGTCGACAAACAGCGCCTCGACCGGAGTGCGTACCGGCCGCTGCCGCAGGTGAGGCTGCACGGCATCCGGGGCGCCGACATCAGCGGGATCGCTTTCACCGACGCCAAGATCCCCGGGGCATCGCTGGTCGGCGCGGAGGGCGAGGGCAGTGAAATCGTCCTCAAGAGCCTGCAACTGACCCGGACCCTGTGCGCCGCCCTGTCCCTGGGCGCCGCCGACCACGCCCTCGCGCTGGCCACCGGCTACGCCCTCGACCGGCACGCCTACGGCGACCGGCTCGCCGACCTGCCACAGACGCGCAGGCTGCTGGCCCAGTCGTACGCCGACGTACTGCTCGCCGAGGCGACGACCCTCGTCGCCGGCCGCGCCCTGCACACCCTCACCGGCGAACTGGCCACCGTCTCCGCCGTCACCAAGTACTTCGTGCCGAGCCTGGTCGACCGGGTCGTCGCCCGCCTTTCCACCGTGCTCGGGGCGCGCTCCCTGCTGGTGGGGGACACCTACGAACACGGCCGGTTCCAGAAGCTGCAACGCGATCACAGGATCGTCGGCATCTTCGACGGCAACACCGTGGTCAACCTGCACGCCCTGATCAACCTGTTCCCGCTGCTCGCCCGGCAGTGGCGGCGCGGCACCGTCGACGAGACGGGACTCGCGGCCGCCACCACGCTCGGCGCCGACCTGCCCGACTTCGACCGCGACGCTCTGTCCCTGCTGCCGCGCACCGGCTGCAGCGTCGTCCAGGCACTGGCGCCGGGTGTACGGGAGCTGTCCGCGCTCGCAGCGCGGGGCGAGCTGCCCGCCGGGGTGGCGCGCCGCGCCGAGGGTGTCCTTGCCGCCGCCGAAGGCCTCGCCGCCGAACTGGACGGCTACCGGCCGACCGCCGTCGACGTACCGGCATCAGCGTTCACCCTCGCCGAGCGCTACGCCTGGTGCTTCGCCGCATCGGCGGCCGTCCACCTGTGGCTGCGCAACCGGCACGCCGTCGCCGAAGCGGGCGCGGACGCCGGGCACACGGCCGAGCTGTGGCAGGACGGCCGCTGGCTTGAGGCCGCGCTCGCCCGGGTCCTCGACCACCTCGGCACCTCCTGGCCCGACGCCACCGACGACGTCCTGGAGCGCCTTGTGCCGACCCTGATCGCCCAGCACGAGTCCGGGCAGCTGCCCTCCCTCCTCCACCACCCGCTGAAGGTGAGCGCGTGA
- a CDS encoding thioesterase II family protein yields the protein MTESADRWFRRYRATTAPRLRLVCLPHAGGSPTAYRTWARRLPEDIELLATCYPGRQDRFAEPFADSIGELADGVAQALEPLLGTPLALFGHSMGAVVAHEVTRLLDARHGVRPLRLFVSGADAPHRRERTDLHSRDDAEFLAEIRQLGSSSLAEIDDPALLEMVLPVIKADYRLVETYRPDPAAKTRCPVVAYVGDQDEDCAIEDVRAWSQTTTAGFEMRVFPGDHFYLEQQEPELLAHLTGHLRADLRLRAAVGRTAGSAAEHGA from the coding sequence ATGACCGAGTCAGCGGACAGGTGGTTCCGCCGCTACCGAGCGACCACCGCACCCCGGCTGCGCCTGGTGTGCCTCCCGCACGCCGGCGGTTCGCCGACCGCCTACCGGACGTGGGCCCGCCGCCTGCCCGAGGACATCGAGCTCCTTGCCACCTGCTACCCCGGCCGTCAGGACCGGTTCGCCGAGCCCTTCGCCGACTCGATCGGAGAACTCGCCGACGGGGTCGCGCAGGCGCTCGAGCCGCTCCTCGGCACCCCGCTCGCCCTGTTCGGGCACAGCATGGGCGCGGTCGTCGCCCATGAGGTGACCCGGCTCCTTGACGCCCGCCACGGGGTGCGACCGCTGAGGCTCTTCGTGTCCGGAGCCGACGCCCCGCACCGTCGCGAGCGCACCGACCTGCACAGCCGGGACGACGCCGAATTCCTCGCCGAGATCCGGCAGTTGGGCTCGTCATCCCTTGCGGAGATCGACGACCCCGCCCTCCTGGAGATGGTGCTGCCCGTCATCAAGGCCGACTACCGCCTTGTGGAGACGTACCGCCCGGACCCGGCCGCCAAGACCCGCTGCCCGGTGGTGGCCTACGTCGGCGACCAGGACGAGGACTGCGCGATCGAGGACGTCCGCGCCTGGTCGCAGACCACCACGGCCGGCTTCGAGATGCGGGTCTTCCCCGGCGACCACTTCTACCTGGAGCAGCAGGAACCCGAACTGCTCGCCCACCTCACCGGCCACCTCCGGGCCGACCTGCGCCTGCGCGCGGCCGTCGGCCGGACGGCAGGGTCCGCCGCGGAGCACGGCGCATGA
- a CDS encoding condensation domain-containing protein produces the protein MPTHHQLSHAQQALWFLHELAPASSAYHTGVALAVRSALDTAALAEAVAATVRRHPMADSAFIRHEGHPVRLHAAPVPPGLEVREVPGADDAELHRAVRDALNEPFDLETRGAFRFVLLRRTPTDAVLLVAGHHIGTDATSNWLLLRDVVHAHGRIAAGDSAGLAPVPGDYDAYVAKEAKLLASSRGDRLAAQWHARCDGAVPAEIPTDRPRTPHRSGVGATHTIDLDAPQVARLREAARTCGVTLFSYLLGTFQGLLHRYTRQNDFLVGCPTTTRMAPALREVVGNFINTLVFRAEFGPTTTFREAAVAADAQVRAGIAGVGYPFSTLTRTANRPRSSSGSSLCQITFNMIGTAAPDPLMRLLLDSESGGDAIEYAGLVLAPCPLPQAEGQLDLSVNIRQSAETLSVDFRYDVDLFDPDTVRRFAGLFVRAADQSAADPDAPVARLRLMDAAELARLMGFDDDTYDDDADDTDAYEEVARRV, from the coding sequence ATGCCGACTCACCATCAGCTCTCGCACGCGCAGCAGGCCTTGTGGTTCCTCCACGAGCTGGCGCCCGCCAGCAGCGCCTACCACACCGGGGTCGCCCTGGCAGTGCGCAGCGCGCTCGACACGGCCGCCCTCGCCGAGGCCGTCGCCGCGACGGTCCGCCGCCACCCCATGGCCGACTCCGCCTTCATCCGGCACGAGGGACACCCCGTAAGGCTCCACGCGGCGCCCGTGCCCCCGGGCCTCGAGGTGCGCGAGGTGCCGGGAGCCGACGACGCGGAGCTGCACCGGGCCGTCCGCGACGCCCTCAACGAGCCGTTCGATCTTGAGACCAGGGGCGCGTTCCGGTTCGTCCTGCTGCGCCGTACGCCCACGGACGCCGTCCTCCTCGTCGCGGGCCACCACATCGGCACCGACGCCACCTCCAACTGGCTGCTGCTGCGCGACGTGGTCCACGCCCACGGCCGCATCGCGGCCGGCGACAGTGCGGGCCTCGCGCCGGTACCCGGCGACTACGACGCCTATGTCGCCAAGGAGGCGAAGCTCCTTGCCTCGTCGCGTGGTGACCGGCTCGCCGCCCAGTGGCACGCCCGCTGCGACGGCGCCGTCCCTGCCGAGATCCCCACGGACCGGCCCCGCACCCCGCACCGCTCCGGCGTCGGCGCGACCCACACGATCGACCTCGACGCCCCCCAGGTGGCCCGTCTGCGGGAGGCCGCGCGCACCTGCGGCGTGACCCTCTTCTCCTACCTGCTCGGCACCTTCCAGGGGCTGCTGCACCGCTACACCCGGCAGAACGACTTCCTCGTCGGCTGCCCGACCACCACCCGCATGGCGCCGGCCCTGCGCGAGGTCGTCGGAAACTTCATCAACACCCTCGTCTTCCGCGCCGAGTTCGGTCCCACGACGACGTTCCGCGAAGCGGCCGTGGCCGCCGACGCCCAGGTCCGTGCGGGCATCGCCGGGGTGGGCTACCCCTTCTCAACTCTGACCCGCACCGCGAACCGCCCGCGCAGCAGCTCGGGCTCCTCCCTGTGCCAGATCACCTTCAACATGATCGGCACCGCGGCCCCGGACCCCCTCATGCGGCTGCTCCTCGACAGCGAGAGCGGCGGCGACGCCATCGAGTACGCCGGTCTTGTCCTTGCGCCGTGCCCGCTGCCGCAGGCGGAGGGCCAGCTCGATCTCTCCGTGAACATCCGCCAGAGCGCCGAGACGCTTTCGGTCGACTTCCGCTACGACGTCGACCTCTTCGACCCGGACACCGTGCGGCGCTTCGCCGGCCTCTTCGTCCGCGCGGCCGACCAGTCCGCCGCGGACCCGGACGCCCCCGTCGCCCGGCTGCGCCTGATGGACGCCGCGGAACTGGCCCGCCTGATGGGCTTCGACGACGACACGTATGACGACGACGCCGATGACACCGACGCGTACGAAGAGGTGGCGCGGCGTGTCTGA
- a CDS encoding alpha/beta fold hydrolase, whose amino-acid sequence MSEITHRTLRAGGRGFHVAEAGEGPLVLLLHGFPELSYSWRHQLTGLAAAGFHAVAPDLRGYGGSDRPDGVDAYTIHHLVGDVVALLGALGAERAVVAGHDWGSQVAWHTALMRPDRVRGVAGLSIPYRPRSGLPPLPALRRAFGDRHYMLYFQTPGLVDEELVRDLPATFRRMLGGTSGGAPAVDPVVPQDGALLDIYPDPGVLPDWLTEDDIAVYAREFGRTGFTGGLNWYRNLTTNWELTAPLAKARIPVPALYLAGADDFVIRAIDPAHLESELRRWVPHLRDLVLLPGCGHWVQQERPAAVTEALVAFARSLEPSDPSTTLTLEHR is encoded by the coding sequence GTGTCTGAGATCACCCACCGCACCCTGCGCGCGGGAGGCCGCGGCTTCCATGTCGCCGAGGCCGGCGAAGGCCCCCTCGTCCTGCTGCTGCACGGGTTCCCCGAGCTGTCGTACTCGTGGCGGCACCAGCTCACCGGGCTCGCCGCGGCGGGCTTCCACGCCGTCGCCCCGGACCTGCGCGGTTACGGCGGCAGTGACCGCCCCGACGGCGTCGACGCCTACACCATCCACCACCTGGTCGGCGACGTCGTCGCTCTCCTCGGCGCGCTGGGCGCCGAGCGTGCCGTGGTCGCCGGCCACGACTGGGGCTCCCAAGTCGCCTGGCACACCGCCCTGATGCGCCCGGACCGGGTGCGCGGGGTGGCGGGCCTGAGCATCCCCTACCGCCCGCGCAGCGGCCTGCCCCCGCTGCCCGCCCTGCGCCGCGCCTTCGGCGACCGCCACTACATGCTGTACTTCCAGACCCCTGGCCTCGTGGACGAGGAGCTGGTACGGGACCTGCCCGCCACGTTCCGCCGCATGCTGGGCGGCACCTCCGGCGGCGCCCCCGCCGTCGACCCGGTGGTCCCGCAGGACGGTGCTCTGCTCGACATCTACCCGGACCCCGGCGTCCTGCCCGACTGGTTGACGGAGGACGACATCGCCGTCTACGCCCGGGAGTTCGGCCGCACCGGCTTCACCGGCGGTCTGAACTGGTACCGCAACCTCACCACCAACTGGGAGCTCACCGCCCCCCTCGCCAAGGCCCGGATCCCGGTGCCCGCGCTGTATCTGGCCGGCGCGGACGACTTCGTCATCCGCGCCATCGACCCCGCCCACCTGGAGTCCGAACTCCGGCGCTGGGTGCCGCACTTGAGAGATCTCGTCCTGCTGCCGGGCTGCGGCCACTGGGTGCAGCAGGAGCGGCCGGCCGCCGTGACCGAGGCGCTGGTCGCCTTCGCCCGATCCCTCGAACCGTCCGACCCTTCCACGACCTTGACCTTGGAGCACCGATGA
- a CDS encoding acyl-CoA dehydrogenase family protein — protein MTTIPHPPTAASVHSRLHDPAPLEALLGNPGDLDNPLGFAALIAADERGDLLATGERALDAYGLGAEFVPGDLGGRLTRADELARVLRPLFRRDIALGLGHGASNLVGSVNVWAAGRPDQRRWLADVLLRNGRIAAAYTDMSTGNDVTRTGFRAEVRGQELVLNGRKEIINNIARAEAVTVLARTSEAPGSRSHSLVLMDSATAPRDRLRFLPRYRTSGVRAMYLGGLEFRDCPLPVDIVTGDLGEAMETVLRAFQVTRAVLPGAAVGTLDQQLRTVLDFATERRLYRRTVLELPHARSVLTGVFLDLLAADCLATTVCRALHLLPEQTSVYAAAVKFLVPLLMRDAVDSLAVVLGARSFLREGPHAVFQKHLRDLPVASLVHAGGTVCLATIIPQLPRLARRAWLSDDVPAPAGLFDLDGPLPDLDFGRLAITAGRKDPLIATLLAAEAELRTEPVIGPLLGRFTAELRELAARCRELAPRDRTPLAGPVSFELAERYAVLLAAAACVGVWRHNTDKAGAFLRDPGWLTGVLGRLAARLRLAPVPGADAAHEEIARELLNRHEQRDGFDLVGRRLA, from the coding sequence GTGACCACGATCCCCCACCCGCCCACGGCGGCTTCGGTCCACTCCCGGCTGCACGATCCTGCGCCCCTGGAGGCCCTCCTCGGCAACCCCGGCGACCTCGACAACCCGCTCGGCTTCGCCGCCCTCATCGCCGCCGACGAGCGCGGCGACCTCCTGGCGACCGGCGAACGCGCCCTGGACGCCTACGGCCTGGGCGCGGAGTTCGTGCCCGGCGACCTCGGCGGGCGACTCACCCGCGCCGACGAACTGGCCCGTGTGCTGCGCCCGTTGTTCCGCCGCGACATCGCCCTGGGCCTCGGGCACGGAGCAAGCAACCTGGTCGGCTCGGTGAACGTGTGGGCCGCGGGCCGTCCGGACCAGCGCCGGTGGCTGGCCGACGTCCTGCTGCGCAACGGCCGTATCGCCGCCGCGTACACCGACATGTCGACCGGCAACGACGTGACCCGCACCGGCTTCCGCGCCGAGGTGCGCGGCCAGGAGCTCGTTCTCAACGGCCGCAAGGAGATCATCAACAACATCGCGCGCGCCGAAGCGGTGACCGTCCTGGCCCGCACCAGCGAAGCCCCCGGCAGCCGCAGCCACTCCCTGGTGCTCATGGACTCCGCCACGGCGCCCCGTGACCGGCTGCGCTTCCTGCCCCGCTACCGCACCAGCGGCGTGCGCGCCATGTACCTGGGCGGCCTCGAGTTCCGCGACTGCCCGCTACCCGTCGACATCGTCACCGGCGACCTCGGTGAGGCGATGGAGACCGTACTGCGCGCCTTCCAGGTGACCAGGGCCGTGCTGCCCGGCGCCGCAGTCGGCACCCTCGACCAACAGCTGCGCACCGTCCTCGACTTCGCTACGGAGCGGCGCCTGTACCGCCGTACCGTCCTCGAACTCCCGCACGCCCGCTCAGTCCTGACCGGCGTCTTCCTGGACCTGCTCGCCGCCGACTGCCTCGCCACGACCGTGTGCAGGGCGCTGCATCTGCTGCCCGAGCAGACCAGTGTGTACGCGGCCGCCGTGAAGTTCCTCGTGCCGCTGCTGATGCGGGACGCGGTGGACTCCCTCGCGGTGGTCCTCGGGGCGCGCTCGTTCCTGCGCGAGGGCCCGCACGCGGTGTTCCAGAAGCATCTGCGCGACCTTCCAGTGGCCTCGCTGGTGCACGCGGGCGGCACGGTCTGCCTGGCGACGATCATCCCCCAGCTGCCCCGGCTCGCCCGCCGTGCGTGGCTGTCCGACGACGTCCCGGCGCCCGCCGGCCTCTTCGACCTCGACGGCCCGCTGCCCGACCTGGACTTCGGCCGCCTGGCCATCACCGCAGGCCGCAAGGACCCGCTGATCGCGACCCTGCTGGCCGCCGAGGCCGAGCTGCGCACCGAGCCCGTCATCGGCCCCCTGCTCGGCCGGTTCACCGCCGAGCTGCGCGAACTGGCCGCCCGGTGCCGCGAATTGGCGCCACGCGATCGCACGCCGCTGGCCGGACCCGTCAGCTTCGAGCTCGCCGAGCGCTACGCCGTACTGCTCGCGGCCGCCGCCTGCGTCGGTGTCTGGCGGCACAACACCGACAAGGCCGGTGCCTTCCTGCGCGACCCCGGCTGGCTCACCGGCGTGCTCGGCCGCCTTGCCGCCCGGCTGCGACTCGCGCCGGTGCCCGGAGCCGACGCGGCACACGAGGAGATCGCCCGTGAGCTGTTGAACCGTCACGAGCAGCGCGACGGCTTCGATCTCGTCGGCCGCCGGCTGGCGTGA
- a CDS encoding MFS transporter yields the protein MSERLEVSETVPPSADAADAADTATSPPVPLRRNADFIRLWVSAGVSRLGTSLTMAAFPLLVLWHTGSAAATGLVTFAAALPGFLVQLPSGALVDRLDRRKLMIGCDVVGVLVVSSVAATEVAGRFWLPHLMAAAFLLASVTIVYQLSERATVRHVVSPGQLPAALSQNEARGAAIGLLGQPGGSALFTLARWLPFAANALAALVALVLLLFIRRRFTAEQAPGPREPLRAEVTAGVRWLWQRRFLRTMVGIFAGSNLVFQVLLLSVMVIVHDGGHSPAIVGLVVGAGGVGGVLGALCASWWLRRASLYRTVVTGFAVWTVLVPLSVLARSPLVLIGTLAGISFVASLFNVAGGIYQMRVTPDELQGRVNGATGALSSAASAIGALGGGWLLDRAGLTATGVGVGVIVLLLTVTAAVSPVARSEGRERQTADTPVT from the coding sequence GTGTCTGAGCGCCTCGAAGTGTCCGAGACCGTCCCGCCCTCCGCGGATGCCGCGGATGCCGCGGACACCGCGACATCGCCTCCCGTTCCCCTCCGCCGCAACGCCGACTTCATCCGGCTGTGGGTGAGCGCCGGAGTCTCACGGCTCGGTACGTCACTGACCATGGCGGCGTTCCCGCTGCTGGTCCTGTGGCACACCGGATCGGCCGCCGCGACGGGTCTGGTGACCTTCGCGGCGGCGCTGCCCGGCTTCCTCGTCCAGCTGCCCTCCGGGGCGCTGGTCGACCGCCTCGACCGCCGGAAGCTGATGATCGGCTGCGACGTGGTGGGCGTGCTGGTCGTCAGCAGTGTCGCCGCCACCGAGGTGGCCGGTCGGTTCTGGCTGCCGCACCTGATGGCCGCCGCGTTCCTCCTGGCGTCGGTGACGATCGTCTATCAGTTGTCCGAACGGGCCACCGTCCGGCATGTGGTGAGCCCCGGACAACTGCCGGCCGCGCTCTCCCAGAACGAGGCGCGCGGCGCGGCCATCGGCCTGCTCGGACAGCCCGGCGGCAGCGCGCTGTTCACGCTCGCCCGCTGGCTCCCCTTCGCCGCCAACGCGCTGGCCGCCCTGGTCGCCCTCGTCCTGCTGCTCTTCATCAGACGGCGCTTCACGGCCGAGCAGGCGCCCGGCCCCAGGGAGCCGCTGCGCGCCGAAGTCACCGCGGGCGTCCGCTGGCTGTGGCAACGGCGGTTCCTGCGCACGATGGTGGGGATCTTCGCCGGCAGCAACCTGGTCTTCCAGGTGCTGCTCCTGTCGGTGATGGTGATCGTCCACGACGGCGGCCACTCGCCCGCGATCGTCGGCCTGGTCGTCGGCGCGGGCGGCGTCGGCGGTGTCCTGGGCGCCCTGTGCGCGTCCTGGTGGCTGCGCAGGGCGAGCCTGTACCGGACGGTGGTGACCGGTTTCGCCGTCTGGACCGTGCTCGTGCCGCTGTCGGTCCTCGCGCGCAGCCCCCTCGTCCTCATCGGCACCCTGGCCGGTATCTCCTTCGTGGCGAGCCTCTTCAACGTCGCAGGCGGCATCTACCAGATGCGCGTCACCCCCGACGAACTACAGGGCCGGGTCAACGGCGCCACCGGCGCCCTGTCCTCCGCCGCGAGCGCCATCGGCGCCCTCGGCGGCGGCTGGCTCCTCGACCGCGCCGGTCTCACCGCCACGGGCGTCGGCGTCGGTGTCATCGTCCTGCTCCTTACCGTGACGGCCGCCGTGAGCCCCGTCGCGCGCTCGGAGGGCCGCGAGCGCCAAACCGCCGACACACCCGTCACATAG
- a CDS encoding enoyl-CoA hydratase-related protein has protein sequence MAVFVRAEKEGRVATIRIVRPKVSGVDPAVPGEMTAAADEVGRDDAVRAVILRGSKRVFASGADLHGMAGRPTAEVRAHTGRLQAGFSAMAAIPKPVVAAISGYALGGGLELALCADYRIAGRGALLGLPEIRLGLIPGTGGTQRLPRLVGPGQAKKLIFTGRPLTAQQALDIGLVDEVVADEDVDRAARSLAEEFAQGPTAALAAAKRAVDEGLGTPLETGMGVECREFAGLFATEDHRIGIDAFLDGAIPTFTGR, from the coding sequence GTGGCGGTATTCGTCCGGGCCGAGAAGGAGGGCCGGGTGGCGACCATCAGGATCGTGCGCCCCAAGGTCAGCGGGGTGGACCCGGCCGTACCGGGGGAGATGACCGCGGCCGCCGACGAGGTGGGCCGCGACGACGCCGTACGGGCCGTGATCCTGCGCGGCAGCAAGCGGGTCTTCGCCTCCGGCGCCGATCTGCACGGCATGGCAGGACGACCCACGGCCGAGGTCCGCGCCCACACCGGGCGACTGCAGGCCGGGTTCAGCGCCATGGCCGCCATCCCCAAGCCCGTGGTGGCCGCCATCAGCGGTTACGCCCTCGGCGGCGGACTGGAACTCGCCCTGTGCGCCGACTACCGGATCGCAGGCCGTGGCGCGCTGCTCGGCCTCCCCGAGATCCGGCTCGGCCTGATCCCCGGCACCGGCGGCACTCAGCGGCTGCCCCGCCTGGTGGGCCCCGGCCAGGCCAAGAAGCTCATCTTCACCGGCCGGCCCCTGACCGCCCAACAGGCCCTGGACATAGGCCTGGTGGACGAGGTGGTCGCCGACGAGGACGTCGACCGCGCCGCCCGGAGCCTCGCCGAGGAGTTCGCCCAGGGGCCCACCGCGGCCCTGGCCGCAGCCAAGCGGGCCGTGGACGAGGGCCTCGGCACTCCGCTGGAGACCGGAATGGGCGTCGAGTGCCGGGAGTTCGCGGGCCTGTTCGCCACCGAGGACCACCGCATCGGCATCGACGCCTTCCTCGACGGCGCGATCCCCACCTTCACCGGCCGGTGA
- a CDS encoding fatty acyl-AMP ligase translates to MTTDRITERPSAHMSDDHDALVSPDHLMSPEHLVGRLETHARDIPDRPAVVFVRHPDGRPVEETLTYGALDREARKVAAWLRGRCMAGDRVMLLYGTGLEFVKALIGCMYAGVVAVPSPMPGQQRGHDTRSAGIVRDADVRLVLTTSGELSSITAFLAEADAEDVPCVATDTLDLAEAPGWQVPALDAATLVILQYTSGSTSDPKGVRVTHGSLAHNVGEMAHAFGLDSGSRMGSWLPQHHDMGLMGKLLLPLHLGATTVLMTPMDFLRRPHLWLRLLDTYRITTTVAPNFAYDLCVRRVTDEQLAGVDLSRVRNAGNGSEPVSARTLLNFAERFASAGFRLDAFNPCYGMAETTLLVTGTGPGRAPVLATVDADALARKELRALPADAEGARLVSSGRVNDLTVRIVDPDTGRTLPDGRVGEIWVRGDSVADGYWRNPEATERIFRARTAEGEGPYLRTGDTGALYDGELFVTGRVKEMLVVNGRNLYPHDLEREVQDLHEAFQGLAGSVCSVPADGERVVVMQEMRPRGSSAADLPELARTVRGALAERVGIRVGGVVFLRPGQVRRTTSGKIRRSHMRQLFTDGSLPGLYEDLDAPLLREFRGSAAPAAQAPGRSA, encoded by the coding sequence ATGACCACCGACCGCATCACAGAAAGGCCGTCCGCGCACATGAGCGACGACCACGACGCCCTCGTGAGCCCCGACCACCTCATGAGCCCCGAACACCTCGTCGGCCGACTCGAGACACACGCACGGGACATTCCGGACCGGCCGGCCGTGGTCTTCGTCCGGCACCCCGACGGCCGGCCCGTCGAGGAGACCCTGACGTACGGCGCACTCGACCGCGAGGCCCGCAAGGTCGCCGCCTGGCTGCGCGGTCGGTGCATGGCCGGCGACCGGGTGATGCTCCTGTACGGCACAGGCCTGGAGTTCGTGAAGGCGCTCATCGGCTGCATGTACGCCGGTGTGGTCGCCGTACCGTCCCCGATGCCGGGGCAGCAGCGCGGCCACGACACCCGCTCCGCCGGGATCGTGCGGGACGCCGACGTCCGGCTCGTGCTCACCACGTCCGGTGAACTTTCCTCCATCACCGCCTTCCTGGCGGAGGCCGACGCCGAGGACGTGCCCTGCGTCGCCACGGACACCCTCGACCTGGCCGAGGCGCCCGGCTGGCAGGTACCGGCGCTGGACGCCGCCACCCTCGTCATCCTGCAGTACACGTCCGGCTCGACCAGCGACCCCAAGGGCGTGCGGGTCACCCACGGCTCGCTCGCCCACAACGTCGGCGAGATGGCCCACGCCTTCGGCCTCGACTCCGGGTCCCGGATGGGCAGTTGGCTGCCGCAGCACCACGACATGGGCCTCATGGGCAAGCTGTTGCTGCCGCTGCACCTGGGCGCGACCACGGTCCTGATGACGCCCATGGACTTCCTGCGCCGCCCGCACCTGTGGCTGCGGCTCCTCGACACGTACCGCATCACCACCACCGTCGCCCCGAACTTCGCCTACGACCTCTGCGTACGCCGCGTCACCGACGAGCAGCTCGCCGGCGTGGACCTGTCCCGGGTGCGCAACGCGGGCAACGGCTCCGAACCCGTCAGCGCCCGCACCCTGCTGAACTTCGCCGAACGCTTCGCATCGGCGGGCTTCCGTCTCGACGCCTTCAACCCCTGCTACGGCATGGCCGAGACGACCCTCCTCGTCACCGGTACGGGCCCGGGCCGTGCCCCGGTCCTCGCGACCGTCGACGCCGATGCCCTGGCCCGCAAGGAGCTCCGCGCCCTGCCCGCCGACGCCGAGGGTGCCCGTCTTGTCAGCAGCGGCCGCGTCAACGACCTGACCGTGCGGATCGTCGACCCCGACACCGGGCGGACGCTGCCCGACGGCCGGGTCGGTGAGATCTGGGTACGCGGCGACAGCGTCGCCGACGGCTACTGGCGCAACCCCGAGGCCACCGAGCGGATCTTCCGCGCCCGCACCGCCGAGGGCGAAGGACCTTACCTGCGCACCGGTGACACCGGAGCCCTGTACGACGGCGAACTCTTCGTCACCGGCCGGGTCAAGGAGATGCTCGTCGTCAACGGCCGCAACCTCTACCCGCACGACCTGGAGCGCGAGGTCCAGGACCTGCACGAGGCGTTCCAGGGCCTCGCCGGCAGCGTCTGCTCGGTCCCCGCCGACGGTGAACGGGTCGTCGTGATGCAGGAGATGCGCCCGCGCGGGTCCTCCGCCGCGGACCTGCCGGAGCTGGCCCGCACCGTGCGCGGCGCGCTGGCCGAGCGCGTCGGCATCCGCGTCGGCGGCGTGGTCTTCCTGCGCCCCGGCCAGGTCCGCCGCACCACCAGCGGCAAGATCCGGCGCTCCCACATGCGGCAGCTGTTCACGGACGGCTCACTGCCGGGCCTTTACGAAGACCTCGACGCCCCGCTGCTGCGTGAGTTCCGGGGATCGGCGGCACCGGCCGCCCAGGCTCCTGGACGGTCCGCGTGA